In Chrysiogenes arsenatis DSM 11915, the following proteins share a genomic window:
- a CDS encoding LapA family protein, with translation MDTFKNILRFAVLIALIYFAYFNRGEVVIHYFPGLEQQMPLLLVVVFSILIGGIVVYLTMLLDKFRLKSEIKKQAKQIKKLEDENQKLKEVTVEQLPVTIPKEHLPHAESIQG, from the coding sequence ATGGACACATTCAAGAATATTCTCCGCTTTGCCGTTCTGATCGCCCTGATTTACTTTGCCTATTTTAACCGGGGCGAAGTGGTTATCCACTATTTCCCAGGCTTGGAACAGCAGATGCCGCTTTTGCTGGTGGTGGTATTCTCGATCTTGATTGGGGGTATTGTTGTCTACTTGACAATGTTACTCGATAAATTTCGCCTGAAAAGCGAAATCAAAAAACAGGCGAAGCAGATTAAAAAACTCGAAGACGAGAACCAAAAGCTGAAGGAAGTGACGGTGGAACAACTCCCCGTAACGATTCCGAAGGAGCACCTCCCGCATGCTGAATCTATTCAGGGGTAA